Proteins co-encoded in one Capsicum annuum cultivar UCD-10X-F1 chromosome 9, UCD10Xv1.1, whole genome shotgun sequence genomic window:
- the LOC107841367 gene encoding LOW QUALITY PROTEIN: isoamylase 2, chloroplastic-like (The sequence of the model RefSeq protein was modified relative to this genomic sequence to represent the inferred CDS: inserted 2 bases in 1 codon; deleted 2 bases in 1 codon; substituted 1 base at 1 genomic stop codon): MVDPTKIDVIRDWTRRTSPSDICSFIGLASYYTRFIKAGRRDFVVPVGFSSGHPSPLGLSFQPDGSLNFALFSHSAKSVVLCLYDDTSAEKPSLEIDLDPYVNRSGDIWHAALDCSLSFKTYGYRCKAATSGKRGELVLLDPYAKVIRSVISRQVGSEKCPKYLGELCQEPGYDWSSNVRPSLPMEKLIIYRLNVTQFTKDKSSKLPDDLAGTFSGISKKWHHFKDLGVNAMLLEPIFPFEEQKGPXYPCHFFSPGNMYGRSGDALSVIKSIKDMVKKLHANGIEVFLEVVFTHTAEDAPLMHVDNTSYCIKAGDLNIQNALNCNYPIVQQMILDCLRHWVIEFRIDGFVFINASSLLRGFHGEILSRPPLVEAIAFDPILSNVKIIADNWNPVANDSKENLFPHWRRWADKTGFGTQFISFLSNLRMRRSNLLQKNTFLKEENIRWHGIDQSPPKWDDPSSKFLAMTLKADAEVSQTPVSDIGGDLFVAFNSAGDSEXVILPPPPTDMVWHRLVDTALPFPGFFDEKGTPVEDELVAYEMKSHSCLLFEAQRLAET, from the exons atggtagacccaacaaagattgaTGTTATTCGTGATTGGACTAGGCGTACATCTCCATCAGACAtttgtagcttcattggtttggcaaGTTACTACACGAGATTTATTAAGGCCGGAAGAAG AGACTTTGTTGTGCCAGTTGGTTTCAGTTCAGGGCATCCTTCTCCATTGGGTCTTTCCTTTCAGCCAGATGGATCCTTGAATTTTGCTCTCTTCTCACACAGTGCAAAAAGTGTAGTTTTGTGCTTGTatgatgacacatctgctgaaaagcCTTCCTTAGAGATTGATCTAGATCCTTATGTTAATCGATCAGGTGATATTTGGCATGCTGCTTTAGATTGTTCTTTGTCATTTAAGACTTATGGTTATAGATGCAAGGCGGCTACTTCTGGGAAGAGAGGAGAGCTGGTTCTTTTGGACCCATATGCTAAGGTTATAAGGAGTGTTATTTCTCGTCAGGTTGGGTCtgagaaatgtccaaaatatctTGGAGAACTATGTCAGGAACCTGGCTATGATTGGAGCAGTAATGTCCGTCCTAGCTTACCTATGGAGAAACTGATAATTTATCGCTTAAATGTGACTCAATTTACAAAGGACAAGTCCAGTAAGCTACCCGATGACCTTGCTGGAACGTTCTCTGGTATTAGCAAAAAATGGCACCATTTCAAAGATCTTGGTGTGAATGCAATGTTACTGGAGCCAATTTTCCCTTTCGAGGAGCAGAAAGGACCCTAGTATCCGTGTCATTTCTTTTCACCTGGAAATATGTATGGACGTTCTGGTGACGCTCTTTCTGTCATTAAATCTATAAAAGATATGGTTAAGAAACTACATGCTAATGGGATAGAGGTttttcttgaagttgttttcaCTCACACAGCAGAGGATGCACCTTTGATGCATGTTGATAACACTTCCTATTGCATAAAAGCTGGTGATCTGAATATTCAAAATGCATTGAATTGCAACTACCCCATAGTCCAACAAATGATTTTGGACTGTCTCCGCCACTGGGTAATTGAGTTTcgtattgatggttttgtttttataaatgcTTCTTCCTTGTTGAGAGGGTTCCATGGAGAGATTCTATCTCGTCCTCCATTAGTCGAAGCTATTGCCTTCGATCCTATACTTTCAAATGTCAAGATAATTGCGGATAATTGGAATCCAGTAGCTAATGATTCAAAGGAAAATTTATTCCCTCACTGGAGGAGATGGGCA GATAAAACTGGTTTTGGGACCCAATTTATTTCATTCTTGAGTAATTTAAGAATGAGAAGAAGTAATCTTCTTCAAAAGAATACCTTCTTGAAGGAAGAAAACATCCGGTGGCATGGGATTGACCAATCTCCTCCAAAATGGGATGACCCTTCCAGCAAATTCTTGGCTATGACTCTGAAGGCCGATGCTGAAGTCAGCCAGACACCAGTCTCTGATATTGGAGGTGACCTGTTTGTTGCCTTCAATAGTGCAGGCGATTCAGA GGTTATCCTTCCACCACCTCCAACAGACATGGTA